A single genomic interval of Gossypium raimondii isolate GPD5lz chromosome 11, ASM2569854v1, whole genome shotgun sequence harbors:
- the LOC105801680 gene encoding uncharacterized protein LOC105801680 has product MNNREEQADQTGSYTSNQVPNPCPICLAPLVKESYLDACFHKFCYNCIVQWSRVVASKSSGQSASIKCPLCKTDNFSIIAGFDGTCFQRHYVDQDFGNRFTFSKAHKYRLQCYYSEPGILNDIFDVSRFWKSRKYRQSNMWLQSWLKRELQALMQEEDVDIVVHHIHGVIESFWTRIEHTRVVLKKPAEAYWQDNFRIAITEAAKPFLLARTDRFVNELELFLASGLNIEAYDAVYIQRLGWNTSVSTLGNSASTHLPNHYVDVKLSAIVGGDW; this is encoded by the exons ATGAACAATCGGGAAGAACAAGCTGACCAGACCGGCTCTTATACTTCAAACCAAGTCCCGAATCCATGTCCAATCTGCCTTGCGCCCTTGGTTAAGGAATCCTATCTCGATGCATGTTTCC ATAAGTTTTGTTACAACTGTATTGTACAGTGGAGTAGGGTGGTTGCTAGCAAGAGCTCCGGCCAATCAGCCTCTATAAAATGTCCTTTATGCAAG ACAGACAACTTTTCAATAATCGCTGGGTTTGATGGAACCTGTTTTCAGCGACATTATGTAGATCAAGATTTTGGGAATAG ATTTACCTTTTCAAAAGCACACAAGTATAGATTACAGTGCTATTACAGTGAACCAG GTATCTTAAATGACATATTTGATGTATCACGGTTTTGGAAATCCCGCAAGTATCGTCAATCAAATATGTGGCTTCAGAGTTGGTTGAAAAGGGAACTTCAAGCTTTAATGCAG GAGGAAGATGTTGACATAGTTGTGCATCACATACATGGTGTAATTGAATCATTCTGGACAAG AATTGAACACACTCGTGTAGTATTAAAGAAACCTGCTGAAGCATATTGGCAAGACAACTTCAGGATTGCCATCACTGAAGCAGCAAAGCCTTTTCTATTAGCAAGAACAGATCGGTTTGTGAACGAACTGGAGTTATTTCTTGCTTCAGGATTGAACATTGAAGCCTACGATGCAGTGTACATCCAACGCTTGGGTTGGAACACTTCAG TTTCTACTTTGGGGAATTCTGCAAGCACCCACCTTCCAAACCATTATGTCGATGTCAAACTGTCTGCCATTGTAGGAGGAGATTGGTGA